From Blastochloris viridis, one genomic window encodes:
- a CDS encoding baseplate multidomain protein megatron, giving the protein MAQLVLTIAGSAVGQAVGGGLGQGLGALFGAAIGGLINQQLFGPQTDRRTVENGKITDVRLSGSAYGQVRPKVYGRGRIPANIIWARGIREEVRTTTETTGGGGDGSKGGFGGGGGGSQTVVTTTSYHYYADVALGLSEGPLTSVYRIWVDGQPVNTDDVDEVRIYYGDEAQQPDPLIQAVEGASRTPAFRGTAYVVLENLYLTAFGNRFPNFEVEVFRGSPAGTPDARHLVESICLIPASGEFAYDPDIVFSNRHGAGTGFKAAINVHAGSKRADFAVAIDNLKRELPNVEWVALVYAWFGTSLDVATCALRPECEVGVYVDQVPESRPHVWSVAGIGRPLYLLNGAVSGTPHWPTVSSYTRPDGSSGLSYGGTIDDGAMVRATQHLKARGLKVLFYPFIMMDIPPPDPAPFPWRGRITGAAADVPGFFTRPDGYLRFIRHCLTLCEEAGGVDGFVIGSEMVALNRIFDAGGTYPAVPYWRQIAAEAKTRLGSTSIVTYAANWDEYRYHDRGGATVDFPLDALWADPNIDVIGIDAYFPLTDAPRAVHDVATVRAGWAGGELIDYYYASAADRDLARRGFDPQRSPIADRFWALKDLRSWWETEHVPRVNGTPSGPPTAWVPQSKPIWFAEYGIPTVNCATNQPNVFIDPKSAESFAPYYSTGAVDRVVQRTAIEATEDYWRDPANNPTSPLYGGPMVGRRFVWCWDARPYPWFPTLSNVWSDGVNFRLGHWINGKIGNMRLSDIVADLCLRAGLAPGEYDASALDDEVVGYVVTERKSIRDMIAVLQTAHFFDCVERDGKLVFVKRGGGPVVTVDGEDLGASDSGSDRSKIKVERTQDTELPIAVDVVHIDENRDYQSSTVTIRKQVGRSDSVTTFSLPIVLSVEQAQTIGQRALREMWQGREAIDLRLPTRWLKLDPTDLIEMPIDGVLRRYRVTSVTYGKPGLVLVRGQATDGGNPDYVTAPTGSGGMSPVAADPVPPVKIELLDMPIIIDAHDASAASFYMAACPIGGGRFRGASLFQPTADGLDYTTAAVATLASTMGATVTVLPPGPVWTWDRGNSVEVQLDHGTLQSLPDERILAGATAALIGDEVIQFATAELIASGRYRLSRLLRGQRGTEHEVAVHPAGTRFVLLDPARQVRPAFSVARLGIATAYKGAPVPEGPAGEHAVALSFTNGGWGLKPFAPVHLKAGRETSGDVRLSWIRRSRVSGDAWFAEVPLGEEAEDYDVMILNGEAVVRTTRVGAPSLVYTAAQQAADFGSQPAALKWRVAQVSRVYGAGQPTEITSAL; this is encoded by the coding sequence ATGGCCCAGCTCGTTCTGACGATTGCCGGCAGCGCGGTCGGCCAGGCGGTCGGCGGAGGCCTTGGCCAGGGGCTCGGCGCGCTGTTCGGCGCGGCCATCGGCGGGCTCATCAATCAGCAGCTGTTCGGGCCGCAAACCGATCGGCGGACGGTCGAGAATGGCAAGATCACCGACGTCCGCCTGTCCGGCTCCGCCTACGGCCAGGTGCGGCCCAAGGTCTATGGCCGCGGGCGCATCCCGGCCAACATCATCTGGGCGCGCGGCATCCGCGAGGAGGTGCGCACGACGACGGAAACCACCGGCGGCGGCGGTGACGGCAGCAAGGGTGGGTTTGGCGGCGGGGGTGGCGGCAGCCAGACGGTGGTCACCACCACGAGCTATCACTACTATGCCGACGTCGCGCTGGGCTTGAGCGAGGGGCCGCTGACCTCGGTCTATCGCATCTGGGTCGATGGCCAGCCGGTCAACACCGATGACGTGGATGAAGTCCGCATCTATTACGGCGATGAGGCGCAGCAGCCCGACCCGCTGATCCAGGCCGTCGAAGGTGCGAGCCGCACGCCGGCCTTCCGCGGCACCGCCTATGTCGTGCTGGAGAACCTCTATCTCACGGCGTTCGGCAACCGCTTTCCCAATTTCGAGGTCGAGGTGTTCCGCGGGTCACCGGCGGGCACCCCGGATGCGCGCCATCTCGTCGAGAGCATCTGCCTGATCCCGGCGTCGGGCGAATTCGCCTATGACCCGGACATCGTGTTCTCGAACCGGCACGGCGCCGGCACCGGCTTCAAGGCCGCGATCAACGTCCATGCCGGCTCAAAGCGGGCCGACTTCGCGGTGGCGATCGACAATCTCAAGCGCGAACTGCCGAACGTCGAATGGGTCGCGCTGGTCTATGCCTGGTTCGGCACCTCGCTCGATGTCGCAACCTGCGCGCTGCGGCCCGAATGCGAAGTCGGCGTCTATGTCGACCAGGTGCCCGAAAGCCGCCCGCATGTCTGGAGCGTCGCCGGCATCGGCCGGCCGCTCTATCTCCTGAACGGTGCCGTGTCCGGCACGCCGCACTGGCCGACGGTGTCGTCCTACACGCGGCCGGACGGCTCGTCCGGCCTGTCGTATGGCGGCACCATCGATGATGGCGCGATGGTGCGCGCCACCCAGCACCTCAAGGCGCGCGGGCTGAAGGTTCTGTTCTATCCCTTCATCATGATGGACATTCCGCCGCCCGATCCGGCGCCGTTCCCGTGGCGCGGTCGTATCACCGGGGCGGCGGCCGACGTGCCGGGGTTCTTCACCCGCCCGGACGGCTATCTGCGGTTCATCCGCCATTGCCTGACGCTGTGCGAAGAGGCCGGCGGTGTCGACGGCTTCGTCATCGGCTCGGAGATGGTCGCGCTCAACCGCATCTTTGATGCCGGCGGCACCTATCCGGCCGTGCCGTACTGGCGGCAGATCGCGGCCGAAGCCAAGACCCGGCTCGGCAGCACCTCCATCGTCACCTATGCCGCGAACTGGGACGAATACCGCTACCACGACCGCGGCGGCGCCACGGTGGACTTCCCGCTCGATGCGCTGTGGGCCGATCCCAACATCGATGTCATCGGGATCGACGCCTATTTCCCGCTGACCGATGCGCCGCGCGCGGTGCATGATGTTGCAACAGTCCGCGCCGGCTGGGCGGGCGGCGAACTGATCGACTATTACTATGCCAGCGCTGCCGATCGCGATCTTGCGCGGCGCGGCTTCGACCCGCAGCGATCTCCGATCGCCGATCGCTTCTGGGCGCTCAAGGATCTGCGCTCGTGGTGGGAGACGGAGCACGTCCCGCGCGTGAACGGCACCCCGAGTGGTCCGCCGACCGCCTGGGTGCCGCAATCGAAGCCGATCTGGTTCGCCGAGTACGGCATCCCGACGGTGAACTGCGCGACGAACCAGCCCAACGTCTTCATCGACCCGAAATCGGCCGAGAGCTTTGCTCCCTATTATTCGACCGGTGCGGTCGACCGCGTCGTCCAGCGCACGGCGATCGAGGCGACCGAGGACTACTGGCGCGACCCGGCCAACAATCCGACATCGCCGCTCTATGGCGGGCCGATGGTCGGCCGGCGCTTCGTGTGGTGTTGGGACGCGCGGCCCTATCCCTGGTTCCCGACGCTCTCGAACGTGTGGAGCGACGGTGTGAACTTCCGGCTCGGCCACTGGATCAACGGGAAGATCGGCAACATGCGCCTCTCCGACATCGTTGCCGATCTGTGCCTGCGCGCGGGACTTGCCCCAGGTGAGTACGACGCCTCGGCGCTCGACGACGAGGTGGTCGGCTATGTGGTAACCGAGCGCAAGTCGATCCGCGACATGATCGCGGTGCTGCAGACCGCGCATTTCTTCGACTGCGTCGAGCGCGACGGCAAGCTCGTCTTCGTCAAGCGTGGCGGCGGGCCGGTGGTCACGGTCGACGGCGAGGATCTTGGGGCCTCCGACAGCGGCAGCGACCGATCAAAGATCAAGGTCGAGCGGACCCAGGACACCGAGCTGCCGATCGCCGTCGATGTCGTGCATATTGATGAGAACCGCGACTACCAGTCCTCGACCGTCACGATCCGCAAGCAGGTCGGCCGCTCCGACAGCGTGACCACCTTCTCGCTGCCGATCGTGCTCTCGGTCGAACAGGCGCAGACCATCGGCCAGCGGGCGCTCCGCGAAATGTGGCAGGGCCGTGAGGCGATCGACCTCCGGCTGCCGACCCGATGGCTCAAGCTCGACCCGACCGACCTCATCGAGATGCCGATCGATGGCGTGCTGCGGCGATACCGCGTGACGTCGGTCACCTACGGCAAGCCCGGCCTCGTGCTGGTGCGCGGCCAGGCGACCGACGGCGGCAATCCGGACTATGTCACCGCGCCGACCGGCTCGGGCGGCATGTCGCCGGTTGCGGCCGACCCCGTGCCGCCGGTCAAGATCGAACTGCTCGACATGCCGATCATCATCGATGCGCACGACGCGTCGGCGGCATCGTTCTATATGGCGGCGTGCCCGATCGGCGGCGGCCGGTTCCGTGGCGCCAGCCTGTTCCAGCCGACTGCGGACGGGCTCGACTACACCACCGCGGCGGTCGCGACGCTGGCCTCGACCATGGGCGCGACGGTAACAGTGCTCCCGCCCGGGCCGGTCTGGACCTGGGACCGCGGCAACAGCGTCGAGGTCCAGCTCGACCATGGCACGCTGCAATCTCTGCCAGACGAGCGCATTCTGGCCGGCGCCACCGCCGCGCTGATCGGCGATGAGGTGATCCAGTTCGCCACCGCCGAGTTGATCGCGTCCGGCCGCTATCGCCTGTCGCGTCTCCTGCGCGGCCAGCGTGGCACCGAGCACGAGGTCGCCGTGCACCCGGCCGGAACTCGGTTCGTGCTGCTTGATCCGGCCCGGCAGGTGCGCCCGGCCTTCTCGGTCGCGCGGCTTGGGATCGCGACCGCCTACAAAGGCGCGCCGGTGCCGGAGGGCCCGGCCGGCGAGCATGCCGTCGCGCTCAGCTTCACAAATGGGGGATGGGGCCTCAAGCCCTTCGCGCCGGTGCATCTCAAGGCTGGGCGTGAGACCTCCGGCGACGTGCGGCTCTCCTGGATCCGCCGCAGCCGCGTCAGTGGCGATGCCTGGTTCGCCGAGGTGCCGCTCGGCGAAGAGGCCGAGGACTACGACGTCATGATTCTGAACGGTGAGGCCGTCGTGCGCACGACGCGGGTTGGCGCGCCAAGTCTCGTCTATACCGCGGCCCAGCAGGCCGCCGACTTCGGATCGCAGCCTGCGGCGCTCAAATGGCGCGTCGCCCAGGTCTCTCGCGTCTACGGCGCGGGCCAGCCGACCGAGATCACATCGGCGCTCTGA
- a CDS encoding IS3 family transposase (programmed frameshift) yields the protein MSKTTNKFSPEVRERAVRMVLDHEAEHPSRWAAVVSVATKIGCTPQTLNEWIRKTEVDAGKRVGVPSDVAEKLKALERENRELRQANEILRKASAYFCDGGARPPVQDMIAFIDDHREVHGVEPICKVLPIAPSTYHDHVAKRADLAKLSARAKRDQALRPEIARVFAENFEVYGARKVWRQMVREGFDVARCTVERLMRDMGLRGVIRGKPVRTTVPDKAAPCPLDHVNRVFHAPAPNMLWLSDFTYVSTWSGFVYVAFVIDAYARRIVGWRVCRTAHASFVLDALEQALHDRRPARKAGLVHHSDRGSQYVSIRYTERLAEAGIEPSVGSVGDSYDNALAETINGLYKAEVIHRKGPWRSFEAVEFATLEWVDWFNNRRLLAPIGNIPPAEAEARYYAMLEETAMAA from the exons ATGAGCAAGACGACGAACAAATTTTCGCCTGAAGTCCGCGAGCGGGCGGTGCGGATGGTACTCGATCACGAGGCGGAGCACCCCTCGCGGTGGGCGGCGGTGGTGTCGGTCGCCACCAAGATCGGCTGCACGCCGCAGACCCTGAACGAGTGGATCCGGAAGACCGAGGTCGACGCCGGAAAGCGGGTGGGCGTGCCCAGCGACGTCGCCGAGAAGCTCAAGGCCCTGGAGCGGGAGAACCGGGAGCTGCGGCAGGCCAACGAGATCCTGCGCAAGGCGTCGGCGTATT TTTGCGATGGCGGAGCTCGACCGCCGGTCCAAGACATGATCGCGTTCATCGACGATCACCGCGAGGTCCACGGGGTCGAGCCGATCTGCAAGGTTCTGCCGATCGCCCCCTCGACCTACCATGACCATGTCGCCAAGCGGGCCGATCTGGCGAAGCTCTCGGCGCGGGCAAAGCGCGACCAGGCCTTGCGTCCTGAGATTGCCCGCGTCTTCGCCGAGAACTTCGAGGTCTATGGCGCGCGCAAGGTCTGGCGGCAGATGGTGCGCGAGGGCTTCGACGTCGCGCGCTGCACCGTCGAGCGCCTGATGCGGGACATGGGATTGCGCGGCGTCATTCGCGGCAAGCCGGTGCGGACGACGGTGCCAGACAAGGCGGCGCCGTGCCCGCTCGACCACGTCAACCGGGTGTTCCATGCTCCGGCGCCAAACATGCTCTGGCTCTCCGACTTCACTTACGTCAGCACGTGGTCGGGCTTCGTCTACGTCGCCTTCGTGATCGACGCCTACGCCCGCCGCATCGTCGGCTGGCGCGTCTGCCGCACGGCGCACGCCAGCTTCGTGCTGGATGCGCTGGAGCAGGCGCTTCATGACCGGCGGCCCGCCCGCAAGGCCGGCCTGGTGCACCATTCGGATCGCGGATCGCAGTATGTCAGCATCCGCTACACCGAGCGCCTGGCCGAGGCGGGCATCGAGCCCTCGGTCGGCAGCGTCGGCGACTCCTATGACAACGCGCTCGCCGAGACCATCAATGGCCTCTACAAGGCCGAGGTTATCCATCGAAAGGGACCGTGGCGGTCGTTCGAGGCCGTCGAGTTCGCCACGCTGGAATGGGTCGACTGGTTCAACAACCGCCGCCTGCTGGCGCCGATCGGCAATATCCCGCCGGCCGAAGCCGAGGCGCGCTACTATGCCATGCTGGAAGAGACAGCGATGGCCGCGTAA
- a CDS encoding DUF2924 domain-containing protein produces MTDLVLARVAAIKTMPTPALKAMWRELYGTDAPPYNRRFLESRLAYRVQELAYGGLKPETVKRLDALARGVEDTNPKTRRIRADQKPIAGTRLIREYGGVEHVATVLHDGYEYQGRPYKSLSAIARAITGTRWNGWVFFGLKTMKGRQ; encoded by the coding sequence ATGACTGACCTCGTGCTGGCGCGCGTTGCCGCCATCAAGACCATGCCGACGCCGGCGCTGAAAGCGATGTGGCGCGAACTCTACGGCACCGACGCGCCACCGTACAATCGCCGCTTCCTTGAAAGCCGCCTGGCGTACCGCGTTCAGGAACTGGCCTATGGCGGCTTGAAGCCCGAGACGGTGAAGCGGCTCGACGCGCTGGCGCGCGGTGTGGAGGACACCAACCCGAAGACCCGCCGCATCCGCGCCGACCAGAAGCCCATCGCCGGCACGCGGCTGATCCGCGAATACGGCGGCGTCGAACACGTCGCCACCGTGCTGCATGATGGCTACGAGTACCAGGGCCGCCCCTATAAATCGCTGTCCGCGATCGCCCGCGCCATCACGGGCACCCGCTGGAACGGCTGGGTCTTCTTCGGGCTCAAGACCATGAAGGGGCGGCAATGA
- a CDS encoding recombinase family protein: MRKVRCAVYTRKSSEEGLDMEFNSLDAQREACESYIASQRSEGWVLVPDHYDDGGISGGTLERPALKRLIADIENGRIDVVVVYKIDRLSRSLMDFAKLVEVFERHSVTFVSVTQSFNTTTSMGRLTLNILLSFAQFEREVIGERIRDKFAASRKKGMWMGGFVPLGYRVENRKLVIDEAEAAIVRMIFERFVKVGSATVLARELIAERVTTRRGKPIDKGFLYKLLNNRVYIGDAVHKGVAYPGEHEAIISVDLWNRVHTIMGESPRSRANKTRSAEPAMLKGLIFAPSGSAMSPTHTRKGDRLYRYYVTQSVLKCGPETCPIRRVPAAEIEMAVVDQLRGLLRAPEMIVRTWMSAARDDERINETEVREAFERLDPLWDELFPAEQARIVQLLVERVDVKTDGVAIRLRTGGLTSLFAEMQSMIPPARKAA, encoded by the coding sequence ATGCGCAAGGTGCGCTGCGCGGTGTACACGCGCAAGTCCTCCGAGGAAGGACTCGACATGGAGTTCAACAGCCTCGACGCTCAGCGTGAGGCTTGCGAATCCTATATCGCCAGCCAGCGTTCCGAGGGCTGGGTGCTGGTACCCGACCATTACGACGACGGCGGCATCTCGGGGGGCACCCTGGAGCGCCCGGCGTTGAAGCGTCTCATCGCTGACATCGAGAACGGCCGCATCGACGTGGTCGTCGTCTACAAAATCGACCGGCTTTCGCGTTCCCTAATGGATTTCGCCAAACTGGTCGAGGTGTTCGAGCGGCACAGCGTCACCTTCGTCAGCGTCACGCAGTCGTTCAACACCACGACCTCGATGGGTAGGTTGACGCTGAACATCCTGCTCAGCTTTGCGCAGTTTGAGCGCGAGGTCATCGGCGAACGTATCCGCGACAAGTTCGCCGCGTCGCGCAAGAAGGGAATGTGGATGGGCGGCTTCGTGCCGCTCGGCTATCGCGTGGAGAATCGCAAGCTGGTGATCGATGAGGCCGAGGCCGCCATCGTCCGCATGATCTTCGAGCGGTTCGTGAAGGTCGGCTCCGCCACCGTCCTGGCGCGCGAACTGATCGCCGAGCGCGTCACGACCCGCCGCGGCAAGCCCATCGACAAAGGCTTCCTCTACAAGCTGCTGAACAACCGCGTGTACATCGGCGACGCAGTCCACAAGGGTGTTGCCTATCCCGGCGAGCACGAGGCCATCATCAGCGTCGATCTCTGGAACCGGGTTCACACCATCATGGGCGAAAGCCCGCGCTCGCGCGCCAACAAGACGCGCAGCGCCGAGCCGGCGATGCTGAAGGGCCTCATCTTTGCGCCGAGCGGCAGCGCCATGTCGCCGACGCACACCCGCAAGGGCGATCGGCTCTACCGCTACTACGTCACGCAGTCGGTCTTGAAGTGCGGGCCGGAGACCTGTCCGATCCGCCGCGTGCCGGCCGCCGAAATCGAAATGGCGGTTGTCGATCAGCTGCGCGGCCTGTTGCGCGCGCCTGAGATGATCGTGCGGACTTGGATGTCGGCGGCGCGCGACGATGAGCGCATCAACGAGACTGAAGTTCGGGAGGCGTTCGAGCGGCTCGATCCGCTGTGGGACGAGTTGTTCCCGGCCGAGCAGGCGCGCATCGTCCAGCTCCTGGTCGAACGAGTCGACGTCAAGACCGACGGCGTCGCGATCCGGCTGCGCACCGGCGGCCTGACCAGCCTGTTCGCAGAGATGCAATCCATGATTCCGCCGGCGCGGAAGGCAGCGTGA